The following proteins are co-located in the Spea bombifrons isolate aSpeBom1 chromosome 3, aSpeBom1.2.pri, whole genome shotgun sequence genome:
- the STMN4 gene encoding stathmin-4 isoform X2 → MTLAAYKEKMKELPLVSIFCSCFLSDPLKNQTYKYDDTVDLNWCVISDMEVIELNKRASGHAFEVILKPPSFDGGPEFNASLPQRRDPSLEEIQKKLEAAEERRKYQEAELLKHLAEKREHEREVIQKAIEENNNFIKMAKEKLAQRMEVNKENREAHLAAMLERLQEKDKHAEEVRKNKELKEEASR, encoded by the exons ATGACTCTGGCAG CTTACAAAGAGAAGATGAAGGAGCTCCCTCTAGTGTCCATTTTCTGTTCCTGTTTCCTGTCTGACCCTTTAAAAAACCAAACGTACAAGTATGATG ACACCGTAGACCTCAACTGGTGCGTTATCTCAGACATGGAGGTTATAGAATTAAACAAGAGAGCCTCTGGACATGCCTTTGAGGTCATCCTCAAACCACCTTCATTCGACGGCGGCCCAGAGTTCAATGCTTCTCTCCCACAAAGGCGGGATCCCTCTCTAGAAGAAATCCAGAAAAAACTTGAAGCAGCTGAAGAGAGGCGCAAG TACCAGGAAGCCGAGCTTCTGAAACACCTGGCGGAAAAGCGGGAGCACGAACGCGAAGTCATTCAGAAAGCCATCGAGGAGAACAATAACTTCATCAAAATGGCCAAGGAGAAGCTAGCACAGAGAATGGAAGTCAACAAGGAGAACCGGGAAGCCCACCTCGCCGCCATGCTTGAACGCCTGCAGGAGAAG GATAAACATGCAGAAGAAGTCAGAAAAAACAAAGAACTGAAGGAAGAAGCCTCCAGGTAG
- the STMN4 gene encoding stathmin-4 isoform X1 — protein sequence MTLAAYKEKMKELPLVSIFCSCFLSDPLKNQTYKYDADTVDLNWCVISDMEVIELNKRASGHAFEVILKPPSFDGGPEFNASLPQRRDPSLEEIQKKLEAAEERRKYQEAELLKHLAEKREHEREVIQKAIEENNNFIKMAKEKLAQRMEVNKENREAHLAAMLERLQEKDKHAEEVRKNKELKEEASR from the exons ATGACTCTGGCAG CTTACAAAGAGAAGATGAAGGAGCTCCCTCTAGTGTCCATTTTCTGTTCCTGTTTCCTGTCTGACCCTTTAAAAAACCAAACGTACAAGTATGATG CAGACACCGTAGACCTCAACTGGTGCGTTATCTCAGACATGGAGGTTATAGAATTAAACAAGAGAGCCTCTGGACATGCCTTTGAGGTCATCCTCAAACCACCTTCATTCGACGGCGGCCCAGAGTTCAATGCTTCTCTCCCACAAAGGCGGGATCCCTCTCTAGAAGAAATCCAGAAAAAACTTGAAGCAGCTGAAGAGAGGCGCAAG TACCAGGAAGCCGAGCTTCTGAAACACCTGGCGGAAAAGCGGGAGCACGAACGCGAAGTCATTCAGAAAGCCATCGAGGAGAACAATAACTTCATCAAAATGGCCAAGGAGAAGCTAGCACAGAGAATGGAAGTCAACAAGGAGAACCGGGAAGCCCACCTCGCCGCCATGCTTGAACGCCTGCAGGAGAAG GATAAACATGCAGAAGAAGTCAGAAAAAACAAAGAACTGAAGGAAGAAGCCTCCAGGTAG
- the STMN4 gene encoding stathmin-4 isoform X3 encodes MTLAAYKEKMKELPLVSIFCSCFLSDPLKNQTYKYDADTVDLNWCVISDMEVIELNKRASGHAFEVILKPPSFDGGPEFNASLPQRRDPSLEEIQKKLEAAEERRKYQEAELLKHLAEKREHEREVIQKAIEENNNFIKMAKEKLAQRMEVNKENREAHLAAMLERLQEKVS; translated from the exons ATGACTCTGGCAG CTTACAAAGAGAAGATGAAGGAGCTCCCTCTAGTGTCCATTTTCTGTTCCTGTTTCCTGTCTGACCCTTTAAAAAACCAAACGTACAAGTATGATG CAGACACCGTAGACCTCAACTGGTGCGTTATCTCAGACATGGAGGTTATAGAATTAAACAAGAGAGCCTCTGGACATGCCTTTGAGGTCATCCTCAAACCACCTTCATTCGACGGCGGCCCAGAGTTCAATGCTTCTCTCCCACAAAGGCGGGATCCCTCTCTAGAAGAAATCCAGAAAAAACTTGAAGCAGCTGAAGAGAGGCGCAAG TACCAGGAAGCCGAGCTTCTGAAACACCTGGCGGAAAAGCGGGAGCACGAACGCGAAGTCATTCAGAAAGCCATCGAGGAGAACAATAACTTCATCAAAATGGCCAAGGAGAAGCTAGCACAGAGAATGGAAGTCAACAAGGAGAACCGGGAAGCCCACCTCGCCGCCATGCTTGAACGCCTGCAGGAGAAGGTTAGTTAG